One Actinoplanes missouriensis 431 DNA segment encodes these proteins:
- a CDS encoding PP2C family protein-serine/threonine phosphatase: protein MTLAVRAVAATDQGLVRSNNEDAVFVGNRLFVVADGMGGLPAGELASDILVQTLSTVDTSPDTGEPLQDLIAALQTANQRIEAAVADDDARDGMGTTVTALLLSGDRLAALNVGDSRCYLLRDGEFQQLTRDDTYVQALVDQGVLTPDDARRHPQRALVTQAVQGGPFRPAGRMIPARVGDRYLLCSDGLSDYVEDAVIAQTLREVADRKECAGRLVQRTLDNGAPDNVTVIVADVVEA from the coding sequence ATGACGCTTGCTGTCCGGGCGGTCGCCGCCACTGATCAGGGCCTGGTCCGGTCCAACAACGAAGACGCCGTCTTCGTCGGTAATCGACTCTTCGTGGTGGCGGACGGCATGGGCGGGCTCCCCGCCGGCGAGCTGGCGAGCGACATCCTCGTGCAGACGCTCAGCACCGTCGACACCTCGCCGGACACCGGCGAGCCGCTGCAGGATCTGATCGCCGCGCTGCAGACCGCGAACCAGCGCATCGAGGCCGCCGTCGCCGACGACGACGCGCGCGACGGCATGGGTACGACGGTGACCGCCCTGCTGCTCTCCGGCGACCGCCTGGCCGCCCTGAACGTCGGCGACTCCCGCTGCTACCTGCTGCGCGACGGCGAATTCCAGCAGCTCACCCGGGACGACACCTACGTCCAGGCGCTTGTCGACCAGGGCGTGCTCACCCCGGACGACGCCCGCCGCCACCCGCAGCGCGCCCTCGTGACGCAGGCCGTGCAGGGCGGTCCGTTCCGCCCGGCCGGCCGGATGATCCCGGCCCGGGTGGGTGACCGCTATCTGCTCTGCAGCGACGGCCTGTCCGATTACGTGGAGGACGCGGTGATCGCCCAGACGCTGCGCGAGGTGGCCGACCGCAAGGAGTGCGCGGGCCGGCTGGTGCAGCGGACGCTGGACAACGGCGCCCCGGACAACGTGACGGTCATCGTCGCCGACGTCGTCGAGGCCTGA
- a CDS encoding Tex family protein has protein sequence MTTAIHQRIASELGVREGQVTAAVELLDGGATVPFIARYRKEVTGTLDDAQLRTLEERLGYLRELEDRRAAVLESIRSQGKLDDALEQQILEADTKARLEDIYLPFKPKRRTKAQIAREAGLEPLAEGLLGDPSVDPRAAAAAFVDAEKGVADAQAALDGARAILIERFAEDADLIGDLREQMWRRGRLVAKVRAGKETDGAKFSDYFDFAEPYAKLPSHRILAMLRGEKEDVLELTMEPHPEEDEGYFEGRIAGRNGISDHGRPGDKWLVDTVRWAWRTRILIHLGADLRVRLREAAEDEAVRVFAANLRDLLLAAPAGTRATMGLDPGFRTGVKVAVVDATGKVVATDTIYPHVPQNKWDESIHRLAALASKHNVELIAIGNGTASRETDKLAADLIKRHPEANLTKVVVSEAGASVYSASAYASQELPGMDVSLRGAVSIARRLQDPLAELVKIDPKSIGVGQYQHDISEVKLARSLDAVVEDCVNGVGVDVNTASAPLLTRVSGITAGLAENIVLHRDQNGPFKSRQEIRKVQRLGPKAFEQCAGFLRISGGEDPLDFSSVHPESYPVVRTIAADAGADIATLIGNSPLLKAIRPEKFVTDTVGLPTVTDILKELEKPGRDPRPAFTTATFAEGVEKIADLSPGMILEGQVTNVAAFGAFVDIGVHQDGLVHVSALSDKFVQDPREVVKSGDVVKVRVLEVDPVRKRISLSMRLQDDPAKARGPREDRGGQRGGQGSRGDRQGGQGGQGDRQGGQGGRQGGQQRGGQPRQQGGQRGGQGGRQGGGNSFGNSAMADALRRAGLTRD, from the coding sequence GTGACGACAGCTATCCATCAGCGCATCGCCTCGGAACTCGGGGTCCGGGAAGGACAGGTCACCGCGGCCGTCGAGCTGCTCGACGGCGGCGCCACGGTGCCGTTCATCGCCCGCTACCGCAAGGAGGTGACCGGCACCCTCGACGACGCGCAGCTGCGCACGCTCGAGGAGCGCCTCGGTTACCTGCGGGAGCTGGAGGACCGGCGGGCCGCGGTGCTGGAGTCGATCCGCTCCCAGGGCAAGCTCGACGACGCGCTCGAGCAGCAGATCCTCGAGGCCGACACGAAGGCCCGCCTGGAGGACATCTACCTGCCGTTCAAGCCGAAGCGGCGGACCAAGGCGCAGATCGCCCGGGAGGCCGGCCTGGAGCCGCTCGCCGAGGGCCTGCTGGGCGACCCCTCGGTCGACCCGCGCGCGGCCGCCGCGGCGTTCGTGGACGCCGAGAAGGGCGTCGCCGACGCACAGGCCGCCCTGGACGGCGCCCGGGCCATCCTGATCGAGCGGTTCGCCGAGGACGCCGACCTGATCGGTGACCTGCGCGAGCAGATGTGGCGACGCGGCCGCCTGGTCGCCAAGGTGCGGGCCGGCAAGGAGACCGACGGCGCGAAGTTCTCCGACTACTTCGACTTCGCCGAGCCGTACGCGAAGCTTCCCTCGCACCGCATCCTGGCGATGCTGCGCGGCGAGAAGGAGGACGTCCTCGAGCTCACCATGGAGCCGCACCCGGAGGAGGACGAGGGCTACTTCGAGGGCCGCATCGCCGGCCGCAACGGCATCAGCGACCACGGCCGGCCCGGCGACAAGTGGCTGGTCGACACGGTGCGGTGGGCGTGGCGTACCCGGATCCTGATCCACCTCGGCGCCGACCTGCGGGTGCGGCTGCGCGAGGCGGCCGAGGACGAGGCGGTCCGGGTCTTCGCGGCGAACCTGCGGGACCTGCTGCTCGCCGCACCGGCCGGCACCCGCGCCACGATGGGCCTGGACCCGGGCTTCCGGACCGGCGTGAAGGTGGCCGTGGTCGACGCGACAGGCAAGGTGGTCGCCACCGACACGATCTACCCGCACGTGCCGCAGAACAAGTGGGACGAGTCGATCCACCGGCTGGCCGCGCTCGCCTCGAAGCACAACGTCGAGCTGATCGCGATCGGCAACGGCACCGCGTCCCGGGAGACCGACAAGCTCGCCGCCGACCTGATCAAGCGGCACCCGGAGGCGAACCTGACCAAGGTGGTCGTCTCCGAGGCCGGCGCGTCGGTCTACTCGGCGTCGGCGTACGCCTCGCAGGAGCTGCCCGGCATGGACGTGTCGCTGCGCGGCGCCGTCTCGATCGCCCGCCGCCTGCAGGACCCGCTGGCCGAGCTCGTCAAGATCGACCCGAAGTCGATCGGCGTCGGGCAGTACCAGCACGACATCTCCGAGGTGAAGCTGGCCCGGTCGCTGGACGCGGTCGTCGAGGACTGTGTGAACGGCGTCGGCGTGGACGTCAACACCGCCTCCGCGCCACTGCTCACCCGGGTCTCCGGGATCACCGCGGGCCTCGCCGAGAACATCGTGCTGCACCGCGACCAGAACGGGCCCTTCAAGAGCCGCCAGGAGATCCGCAAGGTGCAGCGGCTCGGCCCGAAGGCGTTCGAGCAGTGCGCGGGCTTCCTGCGGATCTCGGGCGGCGAGGACCCGCTCGACTTCTCCAGCGTGCACCCGGAGTCGTACCCGGTGGTCCGGACCATCGCGGCCGACGCCGGCGCCGACATCGCGACGCTGATCGGCAACAGCCCGCTGCTGAAGGCGATCCGGCCGGAGAAGTTCGTGACCGACACCGTCGGCCTGCCGACCGTCACGGACATCCTCAAGGAGCTGGAGAAGCCCGGCCGCGACCCGCGCCCGGCGTTCACCACGGCGACCTTCGCCGAGGGCGTCGAGAAGATCGCGGATCTTTCACCCGGCATGATCCTGGAGGGTCAGGTCACCAACGTGGCGGCGTTCGGCGCGTTCGTCGACATCGGCGTGCACCAGGACGGTCTCGTGCACGTCTCGGCGCTCTCCGACAAGTTCGTCCAGGACCCGCGCGAGGTGGTCAAGTCCGGTGACGTGGTGAAGGTCCGCGTCCTGGAGGTCGACCCGGTCCGCAAGCGGATCTCGCTCTCCATGCGTCTGCAGGACGACCCGGCGAAGGCCCGGGGCCCGCGCGAGGACCGGGGCGGCCAGCGCGGCGGCCAGGGCAGCCGAGGTGACCGGCAGGGCGGTCAGGGTGGTCAGGGTGACCGGCAGGGCGGTCAGGGCGGCCGTCAGGGCGGTCAGCAGCGTGGTGGGCAGCCACGCCAGCAGGGCGGCCAGCGCGGCGGTCAGGGTGGACGTCAGGGCGGCGGGAACAGCTTCGGCAACAGCGCCATGGCCGACGCGCTGCGCCGGGCCGGGCTGACCCGCGACTAG
- a CDS encoding serine/threonine protein kinase — translation MVDGTLPGERTAPLRPRDPKSLGDYQLVGRLGEGGMGTVYLAKTAAGVLVAVKMVRADLAHDDEFRRRFRSEVNRARQVPPFCTAEVLDADPDHEHPYLVVEYVDGPTLAEVVEERGPLTSANLHGVAIGVATALTAIHGAGVIHRDLKPRNVLLAPGSPKVIDFGIARAMEATSANTRTDQMVGTVAYMAPERFGTDADAPVTPAADVFAWGSVVAYAGTGRTPFSADSPPATAARILTQPPRLDGLSGPLRDLVAHALEKDPANRPSARELLDLLVSSGERPAATAAAFADQPDLKAAAVEAQSVTGYAPLLSIPPGMVGYDENSIVTVPISEAPTMVGAPAGPKPPPRAGRRWALPVGVAVLVAAVVAGAVMLALSLRHPGGDGDGATPGGGITPGQALIDDGLRSQLFWRPTTMPSETASCSFDDALVVHREIEGTYRCSGPLDAMPADLRAEVGVRLVTKDSCAAIWFRFQDYVGYQLRICERNVYLGVHRDGKIKVLKTFPIADARIQLGAAPTRIGISYTGDYFEVFRDGTLLGSATLTDKKITGGQVVLGIFTERDAARKGPYEVAFTDVKIWAAG, via the coding sequence ATGGTCGATGGAACACTGCCGGGGGAACGGACCGCGCCGCTGCGGCCGAGGGATCCGAAAAGCCTCGGCGACTACCAGCTGGTGGGTCGCCTGGGCGAGGGCGGGATGGGCACGGTCTACCTGGCGAAGACCGCCGCCGGTGTGCTCGTCGCGGTCAAGATGGTGCGTGCCGACCTGGCGCACGACGACGAGTTCCGGCGCCGGTTCCGCAGCGAGGTGAACCGGGCCCGGCAGGTGCCGCCGTTCTGCACCGCCGAGGTGCTCGACGCCGACCCCGACCACGAGCACCCCTATCTCGTCGTGGAGTATGTGGACGGTCCCACCCTGGCCGAGGTGGTCGAGGAGCGCGGGCCGCTGACCAGCGCCAACCTGCACGGCGTCGCGATCGGGGTGGCCACCGCGCTGACCGCCATCCACGGCGCCGGGGTGATCCACCGGGACCTGAAGCCGCGCAACGTGCTGCTGGCGCCGGGCAGCCCCAAGGTGATCGACTTCGGGATCGCCCGGGCCATGGAGGCGACGAGCGCGAACACCCGTACCGACCAGATGGTGGGCACGGTGGCGTACATGGCGCCGGAGCGGTTCGGCACCGACGCGGACGCCCCGGTCACCCCGGCCGCGGACGTGTTCGCGTGGGGGAGCGTGGTGGCGTACGCGGGCACCGGGCGGACGCCGTTCTCCGCGGACTCGCCGCCGGCCACCGCGGCCCGGATCCTCACCCAGCCGCCGCGGCTGGACGGCCTCAGCGGACCCCTGCGGGACCTGGTGGCACACGCCCTGGAGAAGGATCCGGCGAACCGGCCGAGCGCCCGGGAGCTGCTGGACCTGCTGGTCTCCTCCGGTGAGCGGCCGGCCGCCACCGCGGCCGCCTTCGCCGACCAGCCGGACCTGAAGGCCGCGGCGGTCGAGGCGCAGTCGGTGACCGGGTACGCGCCGCTGCTCAGCATCCCGCCCGGGATGGTCGGCTACGACGAGAACTCGATCGTCACGGTGCCGATCTCGGAGGCGCCGACCATGGTGGGCGCGCCGGCCGGGCCGAAGCCGCCGCCGCGGGCCGGCCGCCGCTGGGCGCTGCCCGTCGGTGTCGCCGTGCTGGTCGCCGCGGTGGTGGCCGGCGCGGTGATGCTGGCCCTGTCGCTGCGCCACCCGGGCGGCGACGGCGACGGCGCCACCCCGGGCGGCGGGATCACGCCGGGGCAGGCGCTGATCGACGACGGGTTGCGCAGCCAGCTGTTCTGGCGGCCGACCACGATGCCGAGCGAGACGGCGAGCTGCTCGTTCGACGACGCCCTGGTGGTGCACCGGGAGATCGAGGGCACCTACCGGTGCAGCGGCCCGCTCGACGCGATGCCCGCCGACCTGCGCGCCGAGGTGGGGGTGCGGCTGGTCACCAAGGACAGCTGCGCGGCGATCTGGTTCCGCTTCCAGGACTACGTGGGGTACCAGCTGCGGATCTGCGAGCGGAACGTCTATCTCGGGGTGCACCGGGACGGCAAGATCAAGGTGCTGAAGACGTTCCCGATCGCGGACGCGCGGATCCAGCTGGGCGCCGCGCCGACCCGGATCGGGATCTCCTACACCGGGGACTACTTCGAGGTGTTCCGCGACGGCACGCTGCTCGGCTCGGCCACGCTGACCGACAAGAAGATCACCGGCGGTCAGGTGGTGCTGGGCATCTTCACCGAGCGCGACGCCGCGCGGAAGGGCCCCTACGAGGTGGCGTTCACCGATGTGAAGATCTGGGCCGCCGGCTGA
- a CDS encoding PspC domain-containing protein, with translation MNAVHDSMARQGLVRPQDGRMIGGVCAGLARRFGLDPWIARLLFVLILFVIPGSQILIYPVLWLLMPAEKPAWSPTPTPPASF, from the coding sequence ATGAACGCCGTGCACGACTCGATGGCCCGCCAGGGCCTGGTCCGCCCGCAGGACGGCCGGATGATCGGCGGTGTCTGCGCAGGTCTGGCCCGCCGGTTCGGCCTGGACCCGTGGATCGCCCGGCTCCTCTTCGTACTGATCCTCTTCGTGATCCCGGGCAGCCAGATCCTGATCTACCCGGTCCTCTGGCTCCTGATGCCGGCCGAGAAGCCCGCCTGGTCCCCCACACCCACCCCGCCCGCCTCCTTCTGA
- a CDS encoding Txe/YoeB family addiction module toxin, producing MKLVWHPDARDEYVGWQSGDRKVLKRINTLIRDIQRGDGGGIGKPELIEGDLSGWASRRITDEHRLVYRVTDSRGQIEILSCRHHYGDR from the coding sequence GTGAAGCTCGTCTGGCACCCGGATGCGCGGGACGAGTACGTGGGCTGGCAGTCCGGCGACCGGAAGGTCCTCAAAAGGATCAACACGCTGATCAGGGACATCCAGCGGGGTGATGGCGGTGGCATCGGCAAGCCGGAGCTGATCGAGGGGGACCTGTCCGGCTGGGCGTCACGGCGTATCACCGATGAGCACCGGCTCGTGTATCGCGTGACCGACTCCCGCGGCCAGATCGAGATCCTGTCCTGTCGTCACCACTACGGGGACCGCTAG
- a CDS encoding type II toxin-antitoxin system Phd/YefM family antitoxin, with the protein MKVITASDLRANLANVFDAIENDAEHLVVTRSGHEPMVVMPKSDYDAWRETEYLSRGANGRELRRRITEMEEGTHVQHDLVEPEEQGAA; encoded by the coding sequence ATGAAGGTGATCACCGCTTCTGACCTGCGGGCGAACCTCGCGAACGTGTTCGACGCCATCGAGAATGACGCGGAACACCTGGTCGTCACACGCAGCGGACACGAACCGATGGTCGTGATGCCCAAGAGCGACTACGACGCATGGCGCGAGACGGAGTATCTCTCCCGCGGCGCCAACGGCCGAGAACTACGCCGCCGCATCACGGAGATGGAGGAGGGCACGCACGTCCAGCACGATCTGGTGGAACCGGAAGAGCAAGGCGCCGCGTGA
- a CDS encoding DJ-1/PfpI family protein has product MAKILILTGDAAEDLEVMYPYQRLLEEGYEVDIAAPAARKLQFVVHDFVDGFDTYTEKPGHTWPADVAFADVDPASYAALVLPGGRAPEYIRNDEHCRRIVRHFFDGDKPVAALCHGPLVLAASGVLAGRTVSAYPACAPDVRAAGATFADSEAQVDGVLVTGRAWPDHPAWMREFLTVLRAKAPGALSREDQ; this is encoded by the coding sequence ATGGCCAAGATTCTGATTCTGACCGGTGACGCGGCGGAGGACCTGGAGGTGATGTACCCCTACCAGCGGCTCCTCGAGGAGGGGTACGAGGTGGACATCGCCGCGCCGGCGGCCCGGAAACTGCAGTTCGTGGTGCACGACTTCGTGGACGGCTTCGACACGTACACGGAGAAGCCGGGACACACCTGGCCCGCCGACGTCGCGTTCGCGGACGTCGACCCGGCCTCCTACGCCGCGCTGGTGCTGCCCGGCGGGCGCGCCCCGGAGTACATCCGCAACGACGAGCACTGCCGGCGGATCGTGCGGCACTTCTTCGACGGCGACAAACCGGTGGCGGCGCTCTGCCACGGTCCGCTGGTGCTGGCCGCCTCGGGGGTGCTGGCGGGACGCACCGTGAGCGCGTACCCGGCCTGTGCCCCTGATGTGCGTGCCGCCGGCGCCACGTTCGCGGACAGCGAGGCGCAGGTGGACGGCGTCCTGGTCACCGGGCGCGCCTGGCCGGACCACCCGGCGTGGATGCGCGAGTTCCTGACCGTGCTGCGGGCGAAGGCGCCGGGTGCCCTCAGCCGGGAAGACCAGTGA
- a CDS encoding redoxin domain-containing protein produces the protein MRVPTLVLAMIVALAAAAGCSTAKTALPKAGAPAPSAAASVPQALAFTGTTLGGVAFDAASLAGKPALLWFWAPWCATCASEAQSVADLHEEYGDRLGMLGIGGLGTTEAMQEFVDEMQVGAVTHLSDPAGKIWQRFGIAQQSWYVFVDPDGTIVHRGYLDDLQLTAKVREITGLPG, from the coding sequence TTGCGCGTACCCACGCTGGTTCTTGCCATGATCGTGGCGCTTGCCGCCGCGGCCGGCTGTTCCACCGCGAAGACCGCGTTGCCGAAGGCGGGCGCGCCGGCGCCGTCCGCCGCCGCGAGCGTCCCGCAGGCGCTGGCCTTCACCGGAACCACGCTCGGCGGCGTCGCGTTCGACGCCGCGAGCCTGGCCGGCAAGCCCGCGCTGCTCTGGTTCTGGGCGCCCTGGTGCGCCACCTGCGCGAGTGAGGCCCAGTCGGTCGCCGACCTGCACGAGGAGTACGGCGACCGGCTGGGCATGCTCGGCATCGGCGGGCTCGGCACGACCGAGGCGATGCAGGAGTTCGTGGACGAGATGCAGGTCGGGGCGGTGACCCACCTCAGCGACCCGGCCGGGAAGATCTGGCAGCGGTTCGGGATCGCGCAGCAGAGCTGGTACGTCTTCGTCGACCCGGACGGCACCATCGTGCACCGCGGTTACCTCGACGACCTGCAGCTCACCGCGAAGGTCCGCGAGATCACTGGTCTTCCCGGCTGA
- a CDS encoding NADH-quinone oxidoreductase subunit NuoF family protein, translated as MSTAQVPPVTAIGTPRITAGFDEYGRLDLIAHQEVHGGFAALSSGELVGLADRIELRGRGGAGFPFARKVRAVIDSCRRQELPPVIVVNATEGEPPSWKDKAVLTRGPHLILDGAALAAAALDAEEIVIGVADDGVGLNSITEALAERKMPCPTRIVTVPHRFISGEGGALVRGINGEAHIPPGRKVRSSDNGVMGLPTLLSNAETYSQLAIAARIGPWEYNSVGIPEEPGTVMLTVGGSATAPAVVEAPSGTPLMDVLNMCGADLGPGLLVGGYHGKWVSAEAAQNITISRKGFAKVGGTLGAGMLIPIGSKTCPLGEVAQVVQYLAGESAGQCGPCRIGLPDLARAVTLVSLGGNAVENVRQAAGLVKGRGACSHPDGTSRFALSALEVFAEDVRAHTNGEGCGKQVRGILPLPYTAEKGARKLALDWSRCDGHGLCSAVAPEIIRLDHNGFPAFPQTPLPPWLEDGARKAVNVCPALALRLTEPTAVK; from the coding sequence TTGAGTACCGCACAGGTTCCACCGGTCACGGCGATCGGAACGCCACGCATCACGGCGGGGTTCGACGAGTACGGCCGCCTCGACCTCATCGCGCATCAGGAGGTGCACGGCGGATTCGCCGCGCTCTCCTCCGGTGAGCTGGTCGGGCTCGCCGACCGGATCGAGCTCCGCGGCCGGGGCGGCGCGGGCTTCCCGTTCGCCCGCAAGGTCCGCGCGGTGATCGACTCCTGCCGCCGGCAGGAGCTGCCGCCGGTCATCGTGGTCAACGCGACCGAGGGTGAGCCGCCGTCCTGGAAGGACAAGGCCGTGCTCACCCGCGGCCCGCACCTCATCCTCGACGGCGCGGCGCTCGCGGCGGCCGCCCTGGACGCCGAGGAGATCGTGATCGGCGTCGCCGACGACGGCGTCGGCCTGAACTCGATCACCGAGGCGCTGGCCGAGCGGAAGATGCCGTGCCCCACCCGGATCGTCACGGTGCCGCACCGGTTCATCTCCGGTGAGGGCGGCGCGCTGGTCCGCGGCATCAACGGCGAGGCGCACATCCCGCCCGGGCGCAAGGTCCGGTCCAGCGACAACGGCGTGATGGGCCTGCCCACCCTGCTCTCCAACGCCGAGACCTATTCGCAGCTGGCGATCGCCGCCCGGATCGGGCCGTGGGAGTACAACTCGGTCGGCATCCCGGAGGAGCCCGGCACGGTCATGCTCACCGTCGGCGGCTCGGCCACCGCGCCCGCCGTGGTGGAGGCGCCGAGCGGCACCCCGCTCATGGACGTGCTGAACATGTGCGGCGCCGACCTCGGCCCCGGCCTGCTGGTCGGCGGTTACCACGGCAAGTGGGTGAGCGCCGAGGCCGCGCAGAACATCACCATCTCCCGCAAGGGGTTCGCCAAGGTCGGCGGCACCCTGGGCGCCGGCATGCTGATCCCGATCGGCTCCAAGACCTGCCCTCTCGGCGAGGTCGCCCAGGTCGTGCAGTACCTGGCCGGCGAGTCCGCCGGTCAGTGCGGCCCGTGCCGGATCGGCCTGCCGGACCTGGCCCGCGCGGTCACCCTGGTGTCGCTCGGCGGCAACGCGGTGGAGAACGTGCGCCAGGCGGCCGGCCTGGTCAAGGGCCGGGGCGCGTGCAGCCACCCGGACGGCACCTCCCGGTTCGCGCTCTCCGCGCTGGAGGTCTTCGCCGAGGACGTGCGGGCGCACACCAACGGCGAGGGCTGCGGCAAACAGGTACGGGGCATCCTGCCGCTGCCGTACACGGCCGAGAAGGGCGCCCGGAAACTGGCGCTCGACTGGTCCCGGTGCGACGGGCACGGGCTCTGCTCCGCGGTCGCCCCGGAGATCATCCGGTTGGACCACAACGGTTTCCCGGCGTTCCCGCAGACACCGCTGCCGCCGTGGCTCGAGGACGGCGCCCGCAAGGCCGTCAACGTCTGCCCGGCACTGGCGCTGCGACTGACCGAGCCGACAGCTGTCAAGTGA
- a CDS encoding translation initiation factor III, whose product MLVLSVLAALWSVAMMTKPGRVGYYYFFIYAEFYMGVISLVSLSVTIMVGLVATDRLVLSIRQRVLLQSTHRTTGLIAVTALVVHVWTKYAEEHIRLIDIAIPFLLPGNNLYVGLGTISGWIMMLVMWTGIARSKFIGRGKPWMWRGIHSISYLMWPIALVHGLSAGRPAATWVTVSYVVCVLGVLVGLAVRLTVSLNRKKDFSSAAGTGLKPVGQLVPTGSPAPKRRPGRRGEPAVDLMAPAAPVTQSWTPAAPPAPPAPPVSRPVSPAPAAPVSPAPAGYPVSPAPTGYPVSPAPMGYPQAELEAPAPRQRRAVEDDDRYDTSTRAMSRRDIEDERYRYDDEPAPRSRGGRSQEIYDESPRRGRRFEDDEPAPRSRRDDPAATGTRMRRDELESTGTRMRRDDIESTGTRMRRDDPASTGTRMRRDDLEDTGTRMRRHADDEPPVRRREPEYDDRPRRRRDDDYDEVPRQRSARYEEEPRGRYADEEPPRRRADGRHSSRSGFVDVADGEWGEPDDSPTLVDMASRRSRRAAPLERESRGSRRGRDDDESYFSQLRGDVREAN is encoded by the coding sequence TTGCTCGTCCTCAGCGTCCTGGCCGCACTCTGGTCCGTCGCCATGATGACGAAGCCCGGCCGAGTCGGCTACTACTACTTCTTCATCTACGCCGAGTTCTACATGGGCGTGATCAGCCTGGTGTCGCTCTCGGTCACGATCATGGTCGGCCTGGTGGCGACCGACCGGCTGGTGCTCAGCATCCGCCAGCGGGTTCTGCTCCAGTCCACCCACCGGACCACCGGCCTGATCGCGGTGACCGCTCTCGTCGTGCACGTCTGGACGAAGTACGCCGAGGAGCACATCCGGCTCATCGACATCGCGATCCCGTTCCTGCTGCCCGGGAACAACCTCTACGTCGGCCTCGGCACCATCTCCGGCTGGATCATGATGCTGGTGATGTGGACCGGCATCGCCCGGTCGAAGTTCATCGGCCGCGGCAAGCCGTGGATGTGGCGCGGTATCCACTCGATCTCGTACCTGATGTGGCCGATCGCCCTGGTCCACGGCCTGTCGGCGGGCCGCCCGGCGGCCACCTGGGTCACCGTCAGCTACGTCGTCTGCGTGCTCGGCGTGCTGGTCGGCCTGGCCGTGCGCCTCACGGTCAGCCTCAACCGCAAGAAGGACTTCTCGTCGGCGGCCGGCACCGGCCTGAAGCCGGTCGGCCAGCTGGTGCCCACCGGCTCGCCGGCGCCCAAGCGGCGTCCCGGCCGGCGTGGTGAGCCCGCCGTGGACCTGATGGCCCCGGCCGCCCCGGTCACCCAGTCCTGGACGCCGGCCGCTCCGCCGGCGCCGCCCGCCCCGCCGGTGTCCCGCCCGGTCAGCCCGGCCCCGGCCGCTCCGGTGAGCCCGGCCCCGGCCGGTTACCCGGTGAGCCCGGCGCCGACCGGTTACCCGGTCAGCCCGGCGCCGATGGGATACCCGCAGGCCGAGCTGGAGGCCCCGGCCCCGCGGCAGCGGCGCGCCGTCGAGGACGACGACCGCTACGACACGTCGACACGGGCGATGTCGCGGCGCGACATCGAGGACGAGCGTTACCGGTACGACGACGAGCCCGCCCCGCGCTCCCGGGGTGGACGGTCGCAGGAGATCTACGACGAGAGCCCGCGCCGTGGCCGCCGGTTCGAGGACGACGAGCCGGCGCCCCGCTCCCGCCGCGACGACCCGGCCGCGACCGGCACGCGGATGCGCCGCGACGAGCTTGAGTCCACCGGCACGCGGATGCGCCGCGACGACATCGAGTCCACGGGCACGCGGATGCGCCGCGACGACCCGGCCTCGACCGGGACCCGGATGCGGCGGGACGACCTGGAGGACACCGGAACCCGGATGCGGCGTCACGCCGACGACGAGCCGCCGGTGCGCCGCCGCGAGCCCGAGTACGACGACCGTCCGCGCCGCCGCCGCGACGACGACTACGACGAGGTGCCCCGTCAGCGCTCCGCCCGCTACGAGGAGGAGCCGCGCGGCCGGTACGCCGACGAGGAGCCGCCGCGCCGCCGCGCCGACGGCCGGCACAGCAGCCGCAGCGGATTCGTCGACGTCGCCGACGGCGAGTGGGGCGAGCCCGACGACTCGCCCACCCTCGTCGACATGGCGTCCCGCCGGTCCCGCCGCGCCGCCCCGCTGGAGCGGGAGAGCCGTGGCAGCCGCCGGGGACGCGACGACGACGAGTCCTACTTCTCCCAGCTCCGTGGTGACGTCAGGGAAGCGAATTGA
- a CDS encoding DUF3455 domain-containing protein produces the protein MTSRSVKIFGAFGAIALVAVAAPASVSFAATEGLPAAAPATAVRAGQVSAGGVPAAPRVPPELAPPAGHVVNAVLKARGVQIYGCTAGAWTLIEPAATLTGMRLQPQKKVTALHYRGPSWQSDQDGSLVEGDGASAVRAPSTHPDSIPQLRITAKSTRGDGVFGAVTYIQRLDTVGGIAPAGSCSGSATTAVPYRAVYRFFVARK, from the coding sequence GTGACCAGCCGTTCTGTGAAAATCTTCGGCGCGTTCGGCGCCATCGCGCTCGTCGCGGTAGCGGCGCCGGCCAGCGTCTCGTTCGCCGCGACCGAGGGCCTGCCCGCGGCGGCGCCGGCCACGGCCGTCCGGGCCGGTCAGGTCTCCGCCGGTGGCGTTCCCGCCGCGCCACGGGTCCCGCCCGAGCTGGCACCGCCGGCCGGCCACGTCGTCAACGCGGTCCTCAAGGCCCGGGGCGTGCAGATCTACGGGTGTACGGCGGGAGCGTGGACGCTCATCGAACCGGCCGCCACGCTGACCGGGATGCGGCTGCAGCCGCAGAAGAAGGTGACCGCCCTGCACTACCGCGGGCCGAGCTGGCAGTCGGACCAGGACGGCTCGCTCGTCGAGGGTGACGGCGCGTCCGCGGTCCGGGCGCCGTCGACGCACCCGGACAGCATCCCGCAGCTGCGGATCACCGCGAAGTCGACCCGCGGCGACGGCGTGTTCGGCGCGGTGACCTACATCCAGCGGCTGGACACCGTCGGCGGGATCGCGCCGGCCGGCTCCTGCTCCGGCAGCGCGACCACGGCCGTACCGTACCGGGCGGTCTATCGGTTCTTCGTCGCGAGAAAGTAG